The genome window CGTCATGGTGGTGTTTACCGTGTGGAGACAACGAAACATTCGCCACATTCGAATAATGCTGCATCCATGCAATATTATTTTCCAGTTCATTACGCTTCACTACCACCGCAGGCAAACACACATCCTCATGTAGAATGTTTACCGAAATACCTTCCTGATTTAATGTGGCTGATTTATGCCCTACGCCTGCTAACACATTCAGTTTCGTCATTTTCTTCCCTCAACTTGCTGGTTACTGGCTTTTTGGCTGTGTTTTCTCTCTCGTGAGTAATATTTTTCTAGTACTTCTTCACGACTGAGTTTATTTTTGGGGTTATCAATGTCACAACAACAGCACAGACCAAACTGATGGCTAATGCAGGGATTACTGGGTTGCCTAATTTTGCAGACCACTCTGGCGTCAAAATAATCGTTAATGATGTTGAACTCCCCGCAACCAATGCAGCAATACAGCCTTGCCAGTTAAAACGATGCCAGAATTTACCCAATAACACGGTCACACACCAGGCCTGACATAATCATTGATATCATTTTGGTAATGTAGCCGATAATGTCATTCGAAGTTAATGCAAAGACAAGTGCTAACAAGATGACGCCAAGTAAGAAGATACGAGATAAATTGATCGCTTTCTCAGGTGGAGGCATCCTACCTGTTACCATCGTATAGATATCACGTAGGATAATAGAAACACCCGCGATAGCATCTGAGCTGCCTGATGACATATTGGCAGACATACCTGCAATCAATACCACCATCGCTAACACGTGCGGTAAAGCATTAGTTGCATATAAGAAAGCAAAGCTGCTGTTTTCTAAATTCGGCTCCATCACATGCGTTGCCATCCCGATAATCGCAGGTAGGAACGAAAACCCCATATACAGTAACCCTGTAATAATAAAGGACTGGCGGATAGCTTTAGTTGATGCTGCTGAATAAATACGTTGGCGATATGACGGTGTCGCTAATACACCAATGCCAATGACCACAGCCAATGATATCGCAGGTAAAACGCCTAATTTACCAATACCGAATAAAGTAAAGGCGTCAGGGTCTGTACTCTTAACAACAACATCCCAACCACCGACATAGCTTACCGAAGCAACCGCTAGAATGATAAACCCGAGGAATAAAACAATTGATTGCAGTGTATCAATCCATGAAACCGCTTTATAGCCACCAATCCCCACGTAAAAAACAAAGCCAACTGCGATAATGATCTTCGCAACAGTAATATCAATATCTGCCGCCCATGCTAGGTATAAACCGCCGCCAAGAATATGAGCGCCCAGCCAGCCTATCGATGCTAAAAATATTAATAACGCAACCAAGTTTTTCACTAAACGGCTGCCGCCAGTGTAATAGCAGATCTCTTCACTCATGGTCATAAAGCGATAATTTCTTACTGGCGCAAATAACCAAGCCGTTAGTAAGATCCCCGTCGCTCCACCAATCCCATACAACATTCCCGCCCAACCATTGGAATAACCAAAACTGACTGCACCAATACTTGAGCCCGTTCCCACCATCGTACCGACAGTTGAACCGAGAGTGAGTAGCATAGGGAGCTTTCTGCCCCCAAGAATGAAGTCTTCACCGGTTTTTTGATGCCTTGTTACATACCAACCCACAAACATCATCACAAATGCATATAACAAAAACCACATTAAGAAATTATTATGTTCCATAGTAGCCTCTCATCGCCTTAGCAATTAAGATTTGAATTTGCTGTTGAAGCAGGTGATATCCACTTCAACCATACAATCGACGACAAGGTCAGCGACAAAGCACACCCGCGCAGGTGGGTTATCTGCAAAGAATTGCTGAAATACTTTATTAAAAGATTGGAAATAGCGCGCATCACTTAATACCACTTTCATATGCACAATATCTTGCGTAGCAAATCCCGCATCTTTCATAATGTTTAAACAATTCTCGATAGCTAATTTAGATTGAGCGATAATTCCGCCATCAATCACTTCCCCGTCAATCATGGGTGTTTGCCCTGAAACATACAGCCATCCGTCAGCTAACACGGCTTTAGCAAAAGGCAAAGATTGCCCGCCAGTACCTTTTGAGCCTTCAATTCCGAATCTTTTAATCATTTTTTTCTCTCTTTTATTTATTTCTTTCTAAGAATTTACCTGCTCTATTCCCTGTCATTTCTTTTTTGGTATAGGTCAGAACACCATTAACAAACACATATTCAATGCCATCCGCTTTTTGTTTTGGGTCTTGGAATGTGGCTGTTTCATTAATTTTTTCAGGGTCAAATACAACGATATCTGCGAAATAATTTTCTTGGATAAGGCCTCTATCCTTTAAAGAAAAACGTTGTGCTGACATGCCTGTCATTTTGTAAATCGCGGTGGTCATTGGGAAAAGCTGCTCATCACGGCTATAGTGGCTAATAACTCCGAGGGAAAGTTCCCCAAAGACGAGGATGTGGATTAGGGTCACGTGGTAAGCCATCAGAACCCACCATACTGCTTGGGTGCTGTAACACACGACGCACATCGTCTTCGTGCATTTGGAAATAAATCGCTCCCGCAGGCACAATTTTTTCAGCAACTTGGAAAATATCGCTACTCCACATAGCCGCTATTTCTTTTAATGTTTTACCTGCGACTTCAGGGAATGGTGTCGACCAAGTGACTAGAATGTCATAATCTTCAGTGACTTGTGTTATATCTAAGTTTGATGAACCCGCACGATATGGATAACAATCGCAATTGATATCCTGCATAGCTTGGTATTTTTCAATGAGAGCCAGCGTTTCTTTTGTGCGTCCCCAGTTTTTTGCCCCAGCACACTTATGGTGGGAAATTTGCACAGGAACTTTTGCATGACGACCAATATGGAAGGCTTCATGCATCGCATCAATGATACCGTCATATTCAGTTCGCATATGAGTGGTATAAATTCCCTGATGCTCTGCTAATAATTCAGCCAACTCACAAATTTCTTCGGTCGAAGAATTAATCGCGTTACCGTAAGATAAACCAGTGCTTAGCCCTAAAGCCCCTTCATCTAACGCACAGGCCAATACTTGCTTCATATGAGCGATATTGTCTGGCGTCGCGGGCTTTAATAAGTCTGTCACACAATTATTTCTTAAGGTTGTATGCCCTATTAATGTCGCGACATTAACAGTTGGCTTCACATTATTAATTTTTTGTTTATAACTGGCTAAATCAGCAAATTGAAATTCGCTTAATTCACCTAATAAATTAATTGGGTCAGGAACTTCGTCCTTTAATGTTGCACACGCTGCACTGATACCACAATTACCGACAATAATTGTCGTTACACCTTGTGATGTTTTTTCGATATATTCAGGCTTATCAATCACAATTAAATCGTCATGAGTATGCACATCAATAAATCCAGGTGATAAAATTAAACCTGAGCAATCAATTATTTTTTCAGCATCTTCACTTATATTTTTTGATATTTTAATAATCCATTCATCTTTAACGGCAATATCACTGACAAACTCACTTTTACCACTACCATCTATTACAGTGGCATTTTTAAAAACATAATCGTATTTCATTTGAATATCTCTTTAAGATTAATTAGTTTGATTTTTAAATGCGATATATGCAGATATAAATGCTTTCGCTTTTTCTCTGGTTTTCTCTGGTGTTTGGCCTATTCGATAAAGATCATTTCCCAACCCTGCACCATGGCAGCCAATACTTAGGTATTCATGCAAGTTATTCGGCGTGATACCTCCTACCGCATAAATGGCAATATTTTTTGGGATCACTGACATCAGCGATTTCACATAATTAACCCCAAAAGGCGCAGTAGGAAAGATTTTTAAATTAACAGCACCAGCGTCAATCGCGGTAAAAGCTTCTGTTGCTGTTGCACAACCTGGAAATATTTCCATCTTATTTTCAAGAGCAGTCGTGATCACAGAAACGTTAATGTTAGGTGTGACAATAATTTTAGCGTTCATTATTGCCAACTTTTCAACATTGCTTTTATTGAGCACAGTACCGGCACCGATTTTTAATTTATCGCCGTAGTTTTCAATCGCTAATGGAATACTTTTTTCCCACTCGGGAGAGTTAAGAGGAATTTCTATATAATTAAAACCTTCATCTGCAAGGATAGCGATATGTTCTAAAACTTCGTCAGGTTTTATTCCCCGTAATATTGCAATAAGCGGTATTTCATTTTTAGAGTTCATAACAATCACCTAATAAAAAACCATTAATAATATTTATTTGCATTGCGTTTCTTTTAATATTGAAATTGCACCCAATCCAGAAAAAGGCTGTTCCTTTTTATCGTCTAATAGGTGTATTTCCCCAGTGAAGTAACTATCATTTTTAATTAACTCTTTAAGTGCATCCGCTAAAATAGGTTTTCCACTAATAACAATTTTTATATCGCTAGTAATATTAAGAGCTTGGCTATGTTTTATTGCGAGTAAATCTGACGCCAAAATAGCTCCCAATAAAAAACTTGAGCGTTGGTCAAGTGTCGCTTCCGTGAAAAGGTCTAGTAACCTCACCGAAAAACAACTTCTCGCAATCCCTACTTGCAGACTAAGCTCAGCACCTTTGCGTAAATATTCTTTATCTAAACATTGAACAAATTGGTGTTCTAAAGAACTGGCTAAGATAGTCTGGTGCGTTAATGTATCGAAGATTTCCCCTGCCATCGTTGTTGCCAATGCAACCACATTATTATTTTCATCAAGACGTACAAACTTAGAATGCGAGCCGGGCAAAATGACTAAGGCAGGGCCAAGATCCGGTTGCTGTGTTAGAATGCCAAAAACTTCAACTTCTTCACCACGCATTACATCTATACTTTCAATTGAATCAAACGTCATATTTGCCACGTTATTTTTAACGCCTGGTATAAAAATAATCGGTTTTTCACTGATCTCCTTGATAACACAAGGCATTGTGGCTTTAGCAAGTTGCTGCATTGAAACCGGGGTCACTTGGTGAGGTAAGTGACACAGCCCAATTTCGGATGTAATCATGCCAGATGCAACGAGCTGATAATTTTCTCTTTCTTCAGCACTCACTCCTAACAACAGCTTATCTAGTACTATTTTTATTGATTGAATTAACAGCGTTTTATCGCCATTTTTTGCACAATCCCTAATACCAACTTCAACACTTTGTTCACGAACAACCGCGTTATTTTTCCATGCTCTAACTCGGGTATTCGTTGTCCCTGTATCAATGGTCACTATCAACATGTTTATCCCTTTAAAATAACGGAACGTCGTTCCTTTTTTAAGGACATACATTAAAATATAGGAATATCGTTCCGTTTTTATAAGAATAACGACAGCGATCACAATCAAAAAATCAAATTCAATGAAGATCAATACATTACGTACTGCATGTTTTTTCAGAGAAAAAAATTGCATCGAGGTAAAAATGGAACGACGTTTAAATAATGAGTACAATGAAAGAGCTTAGCGTGAGTGAGGAGCCTACGATGACGAAAGAAAGTCAAGCAAACTCGTCGAGTATCGACAGAGTACTGACCATACTTGAAGAGATTAGTAACCATTCTGACGGAATTTCTTTGGCCGAATTGGTCAAGAATACGGAAATTCCAAAAACCACGGCTTTTCGCGTATTAGAAACACTAAAAGAACGCCAATATGTCAGCTTAGACCATCTTACAGAACGCTATA of Providencia rettgeri contains these proteins:
- a CDS encoding Predicted amino acid aldolase or racemase, translated to MTKLNVLAGVGHKSATLNQEGISVNILHEDVCLPAVVVKRNELENNIAWMQHYSNVANVSLSPHGKHHHDACHF
- a CDS encoding Predicted symporter, which produces MTVLLGKFWHRFNWQGCIAALVAGSSTSLTIILTPEWSAKLGNPVIPALAISLVCAVVVTLITPKINSVVKKY
- the panF_2 gene encoding Pantothenate permease, which encodes MEHNNFLMWFLLYAFVMMFVGWYVTRHQKTGEDFILGGRKLPMLLTLGSTVGTMVGTGSSIGAVSFGYSNGWAGMLYGIGGATGILLTAWLFAPVRNYRFMTMSEEICYYTGGSRLVKNLVALLIFLASIGWLGAHILGGGLYLAWAADIDITVAKIIIAVGFVFYVGIGGYKAVSWIDTLQSIVLFLGFIILAVASVSYVGGWDVVVKSTDPDAFTLFGIGKLGVLPAISLAVVIGIGVLATPSYRQRIYSAASTKAIRQSFIITGLLYMGFSFLPAIIGMATHVMEPNLENSSFAFLYATNALPHVLAMVVLIAGMSANMSSGSSDAIAGVSIILRDIYTMVTGRMPPPEKAINLSRIFLLGVILLALVFALTSNDIIGYITKMISMIMSGLVCDRVIG
- the yabJ_4 gene encoding Enamine/imine deaminase — encoded protein: MIKRFGIEGSKGTGGQSLPFAKAVLADGWLYVSGQTPMIDGEVIDGGIIAQSKLAIENCLNIMKDAGFATQDIVHMKVVLSDARYFQSFNKVFQQFFADNPPARVCFVADLVVDCMVEVDITCFNSKFKS
- the dan_1 gene encoding D-aminoacylase; translation: MTTAIYKMTGMSAQRFSLKDRGLIQENYFADIVVFDPEKINETATFQDPKQKADGIEYVFVNGVLTYTKKEMTGNRAGKFLERNK
- the dan_2 gene encoding D-aminoacylase; translated protein: MKYDYVFKNATVIDGSGKSEFVSDIAVKDEWIIKISKNISEDAEKIIDCSGLILSPGFIDVHTHDDLIVIDKPEYIEKTSQGVTTIIVGNCGISAACATLKDEVPDPINLLGELSEFQFADLASYKQKINNVKPTVNVATLIGHTTLRNNCVTDLLKPATPDNIAHMKQVLACALDEGALGLSTGLSYGNAINSSTEEICELAELLAEHQGIYTTHMRTEYDGIIDAMHEAFHIGRHAKVPVQISHHKCAGAKNWGRTKETLALIEKYQAMQDINCDCYPYRAGSSNLDITQVTEDYDILVTWSTPFPEVAGKTLKEIAAMWSSDIFQVAEKIVPAGAIYFQMHEDDVRRVLQHPSSMVGSDGLPRDPNPHPRLWGTFPRSY
- the dgoA gene encoding 2-dehydro-3-deoxy-6-phosphogalactonate aldolase; protein product: MNSKNEIPLIAILRGIKPDEVLEHIAILADEGFNYIEIPLNSPEWEKSIPLAIENYGDKLKIGAGTVLNKSNVEKLAIMNAKIIVTPNINVSVITTALENKMEIFPGCATATEAFTAIDAGAVNLKIFPTAPFGVNYVKSLMSVIPKNIAIYAVGGITPNNLHEYLSIGCHGAGLGNDLYRIGQTPEKTREKAKAFISAYIAFKNQTN
- a CDS encoding 2-keto-3-deoxy-galactonokinase, producing MQFFSLKKHAVRNVLIFIEFDFLIVIAVVILIKTERYSYILMYVLKKGTTFRYFKGINMLIVTIDTGTTNTRVRAWKNNAVVREQSVEVGIRDCAKNGDKTLLIQSIKIVLDKLLLGVSAEERENYQLVASGMITSEIGLCHLPHQVTPVSMQQLAKATMPCVIKEISEKPIIFIPGVKNNVANMTFDSIESIDVMRGEEVEVFGILTQQPDLGPALVILPGSHSKFVRLDENNNVVALATTMAGEIFDTLTHQTILASSLEHQFVQCLDKEYLRKGAELSLQVGIARSCFSVRLLDLFTEATLDQRSSFLLGAILASDLLAIKHSQALNITSDIKIVISGKPILADALKELIKNDSYFTGEIHLLDDKKEQPFSGLGAISILKETQCK